One window of the Allorhizobium ampelinum S4 genome contains the following:
- a CDS encoding exodeoxyribonuclease VII small subunit: MTDVAATDIAAYSFEKAVAELESIVARLERGDVALDESISIYERGELLKKHCEALLSAAENRIEKIRLDRAGKPVGAEPLDKD, translated from the coding sequence ATGACCGACGTTGCCGCCACCGATATTGCCGCTTATTCCTTTGAAAAGGCCGTGGCCGAGCTGGAAAGCATCGTGGCCCGGCTGGAGCGCGGCGATGTGGCGCTCGACGAATCCATCTCGATTTACGAGCGCGGCGAGTTGCTAAAGAAACACTGCGAGGCACTGTTGTCGGCAGCCGAAAACCGCATCGAGAAAATCCGGCTGGACCGGGCTGGCAAACCTGTTGGTGCCGAGCCGCTGGACAAGGACTAG
- the dxs gene encoding 1-deoxy-D-xylulose-5-phosphate synthase, which yields MTSKPNTPLLDQVVFPSDLRKIEDKDMPQVARELRDEMIDAVSVTGGHLGAGLGVVELTLAIHKVFNTPEDRLIFDVGHQCYPHKILTGRRERIRTLRQEHGLSGFTKRAESEYDPFGAAHSSTSISAGLGMAVAAELGQTDRKVIAVIGDGAMSAGMAFEALNNAGALDARLIVILNDNDMSIAPPTGAMSAYLARLASGRTYMGMREIGKKLTAYLGKNIDRAITRAVEHARGYVTGGTMFEEMGFYHIGPIDGHSFDHLLPVLRNVRDNAKGPVLIHVVTQKGKGYAPAEAAADKYHGVNTFDVITGTQAKAKPNAPSYTAVFADALVEEARLDDKIVGITAAMPSGTGLDKLQNLFPERTFDVGIAEQHAVTFAAGLAAEGYKPFCALYSTFLQRGYDQVVHDVAIQGLPVRFPIDRAGFVGADGPTHAGSFDTGFLASLPGFVVMAAADEAELKHMVRTAAAYDEGPISFRYPRGEGVGVQMPERGEILPIGKGRIIKEGSKVALLSFGTRLAECLVAAEDLDAAGLPTTVADARFAKPLDLDLIRQLARHHAVLITVEEGAVGGFGSQVLHMLANEGLLDHGLKVRSLVLPDLWMDQAKPDVMYEKAGLDAKGIVSTVFTALSRDALAQDSLA from the coding sequence GTGACATCGAAGCCAAACACGCCGTTGCTGGATCAGGTCGTGTTTCCGTCCGACCTTCGCAAGATCGAAGATAAGGACATGCCCCAAGTGGCGCGTGAACTGCGCGACGAGATGATCGATGCCGTGTCGGTGACGGGCGGACATCTGGGCGCCGGGCTTGGCGTGGTGGAACTGACGCTCGCCATCCACAAGGTTTTCAACACCCCGGAAGACCGGCTGATCTTTGATGTCGGACACCAATGCTATCCGCACAAGATCCTGACCGGGCGGCGAGAGCGCATCCGCACGCTGCGCCAGGAACATGGGCTTTCGGGCTTCACCAAACGGGCTGAGAGCGAATACGATCCGTTCGGCGCAGCCCATTCCTCCACGTCCATTTCGGCAGGCCTTGGCATGGCCGTGGCAGCCGAGCTTGGCCAGACCGACCGCAAGGTCATCGCTGTGATCGGCGACGGGGCGATGTCGGCGGGCATGGCATTTGAGGCTCTGAACAACGCCGGCGCGCTGGACGCGCGGCTGATCGTCATTCTCAACGACAATGACATGTCGATTGCCCCACCAACCGGCGCGATGAGCGCCTATCTGGCGCGGCTTGCCTCCGGGCGCACCTATATGGGTATGCGCGAGATCGGCAAAAAACTGACCGCCTATCTCGGCAAGAATATCGACCGGGCCATCACCCGCGCCGTCGAACATGCGCGTGGCTATGTAACCGGCGGCACGATGTTTGAGGAAATGGGCTTTTACCATATCGGCCCGATTGACGGCCATTCCTTTGATCATCTCCTGCCGGTGCTGCGCAATGTGCGCGACAACGCCAAGGGGCCGGTGCTGATCCATGTGGTGACCCAGAAGGGCAAGGGTTATGCGCCCGCCGAGGCCGCCGCCGACAAATACCACGGCGTCAACACCTTCGATGTCATCACCGGTACCCAGGCCAAGGCCAAGCCGAATGCGCCGAGCTATACCGCCGTGTTTGCCGACGCGCTGGTGGAAGAAGCCCGCCTTGACGACAAGATCGTCGGCATTACCGCCGCCATGCCATCAGGCACCGGGCTTGATAAGCTACAAAACCTGTTCCCGGAACGGACCTTCGATGTCGGCATTGCCGAACAGCATGCCGTGACCTTTGCCGCTGGCCTTGCCGCCGAGGGCTACAAGCCGTTCTGCGCGCTCTATTCGACCTTCCTGCAACGCGGCTACGATCAGGTCGTGCATGACGTCGCCATCCAAGGCTTGCCCGTGCGTTTTCCCATCGACCGCGCCGGTTTCGTCGGTGCCGATGGGCCAACCCATGCCGGATCGTTCGATACCGGCTTTCTCGCCAGCCTGCCCGGTTTCGTGGTGATGGCGGCGGCTGATGAAGCCGAACTGAAGCATATGGTGCGCACCGCCGCCGCCTATGATGAGGGTCCGATTTCCTTCCGCTATCCACGCGGCGAAGGCGTTGGCGTGCAGATGCCGGAGCGCGGCGAGATTTTGCCAATCGGCAAGGGCCGGATCATCAAGGAAGGCTCGAAAGTGGCGCTGCTGTCCTTCGGGACGCGGCTGGCTGAATGTCTTGTCGCGGCAGAAGATCTCGATGCCGCCGGCCTGCCGACCACGGTTGCCGATGCCCGGTTTGCCAAGCCGCTCGATCTCGACCTGATCCGCCAGCTTGCCCGCCACCATGCCGTGCTGATCACGGTCGAGGAAGGTGCGGTCGGCGGTTTCGGATCTCAGGTCCTGCATATGCTGGCCAATGAGGGCCTGCTCGACCACGGCCTCAAAGTCCGGAGCCTGGTTCTGCCGGATCTGTGGATGGATCAGGCCAAGCCTGACGTCATGTATGAAAAGGCAGGCCTCGACGCCAAGGGCATTGTTTCAACGGTGTTCACAGCGCTGTCGCGCGATGCTTTGGCCCAAGACAGCTTGGCGTAA
- a CDS encoding TlyA family RNA methyltransferase — MTQSPSPQSLEPQRLDQLLVALNLFASRSRARDAVQRGGVKVNGRTVTKPSLTFSPDVTIEIDDPAQDYVSRAALKLVAGLDHFKLDPSGHICLDVGASTGGFTEVLLHRGAAHVVAIDVGHEQFHPRLESDPRTTNIEGLNARYLEPEDIGNQEFTFLVSDVSFISLKLALVPALEMAEPGSHCLLLVKPQFEAGREAISKAGLLKEPETAPLVAAELERWLSEDMGWTSLGLIPSPIAGGDGNVEFLLAGRKPEEQPEDAE, encoded by the coding sequence ATGACCCAATCGCCAAGCCCCCAATCGTTGGAACCCCAACGTCTCGACCAGTTGCTGGTTGCTCTCAATCTGTTCGCCAGCCGCTCGCGCGCCCGCGACGCCGTGCAGCGTGGTGGCGTCAAGGTGAATGGCCGCACCGTGACAAAGCCAAGCTTGACCTTCTCCCCTGATGTGACGATCGAAATCGACGATCCGGCCCAGGATTACGTGTCGCGCGCCGCGCTGAAGCTAGTGGCTGGTCTCGATCACTTCAAGCTCGACCCTTCCGGCCATATCTGTCTCGATGTCGGTGCGTCCACCGGCGGCTTTACCGAAGTGCTGCTGCATCGCGGCGCAGCGCATGTGGTTGCCATTGATGTCGGCCATGAACAGTTTCATCCCCGGTTGGAAAGCGATCCCCGCACTACCAATATCGAAGGGCTGAATGCGCGCTATCTGGAGCCGGAGGATATTGGCAATCAAGAGTTTACCTTCCTGGTCTCTGACGTCTCCTTCATTTCGCTGAAACTGGCCCTGGTGCCTGCTCTCGAAATGGCCGAGCCGGGCAGCCATTGCCTGCTGCTGGTCAAGCCGCAATTTGAGGCGGGTCGCGAGGCCATCAGCAAGGCAGGCCTCCTCAAGGAACCGGAAACCGCGCCGCTGGTGGCTGCCGAGCTGGAACGTTGGTTAAGCGAAGACATGGGCTGGACAAGCCTTGGCCTGATCCCTTCGCCGATTGCCGGTGGCGATGGCAATGTGGAATTCCTGCTGGCAGGGCGAAAGCCGGAAGAACAGCCTGAGGATGCAGAATGA
- a CDS encoding methyl-accepting chemotaxis protein, translated as MSFQDLSLSKKLYLTFVAIMAGCFIASAVVFLQGRQVKAALEEHAQIEQVGYALDLTLQAMLEEAVNQRGYLLLGSDSTYKAVFDSRDKMLKSLDDARTAAAGHQAVQSMLDDIKTAADRFHTQLVLPQLEARKSGKTVEEITRVYASKGELDAFRDAAAKAKTVVVAMGNEQRGIQRDAQSRLELALLAGCALAGGLAVLLIWLLARSIVNPITGMTVAMSKLASGDHGVDVPAINRGDEVGRMAKAVLVFKDAAIEKLRLTQETDSMRRRSEDEQQAAQAQKQQEADEISFVVVQLAEGLAALANGNVAHRLTVPFVERLDGLRVNFNESLSKLQAALKTVGANAQAINAGAAEIRASADDLAKRTEQQAASVEETAAALEQVTRTVKDSARRAEDVGQLVATTRTGAERSGQVVRNAVAAMTEIEKSSGEIGNIIGVIEDIAFQTNLLALNAGVEAARAGEAGKGFAVVAQEVRALAERSAKAAKEIKVLISASSAQVGAGVSLVGETGRELEQIVTAVQHISENVAAIVTASREQSTGLSEINVAVTDMDKGTQQNAAMVEEQTAASHTLATEADALMDLLRQFKLEDGPGVAQYTASAGPAHPVSSAASQRPVSSPARSLVSKLGKAFGGGTAAAAVKQEWSEF; from the coding sequence ATGTCTTTTCAGGATTTGTCCCTCAGCAAAAAACTCTACCTGACCTTCGTCGCGATCATGGCGGGGTGCTTCATTGCTTCTGCTGTCGTTTTTCTCCAGGGTCGGCAGGTCAAGGCGGCGCTTGAGGAACATGCTCAGATCGAACAGGTCGGTTATGCGCTGGATTTGACGCTCCAGGCGATGCTGGAAGAGGCGGTCAATCAACGGGGCTATCTGCTATTGGGGTCCGACAGCACCTATAAGGCCGTCTTCGACAGCCGCGACAAAATGTTGAAATCCCTGGACGATGCCCGCACTGCCGCTGCCGGTCATCAGGCCGTTCAGTCCATGCTGGACGATATCAAGACGGCGGCCGACAGATTTCACACGCAATTGGTCTTGCCGCAACTGGAAGCCCGCAAGAGCGGGAAGACGGTGGAAGAGATCACCCGTGTCTATGCGTCGAAAGGCGAGTTGGATGCGTTCCGCGATGCTGCCGCCAAGGCAAAGACCGTTGTGGTGGCAATGGGCAACGAGCAAAGGGGAATCCAGCGCGATGCGCAGTCGCGTCTTGAACTGGCGCTGCTGGCCGGTTGCGCGCTGGCCGGTGGCTTGGCTGTCTTGCTGATCTGGCTTCTGGCGCGCTCTATCGTCAACCCGATCACCGGTATGACTGTCGCGATGAGCAAACTGGCGTCCGGCGATCACGGGGTCGATGTCCCCGCCATCAACCGGGGCGATGAAGTGGGCCGGATGGCAAAGGCCGTTTTGGTCTTCAAGGATGCGGCGATTGAAAAACTGCGCCTGACCCAGGAAACCGATAGCATGCGCCGCCGCTCTGAGGATGAGCAGCAGGCCGCCCAGGCCCAGAAGCAACAGGAAGCCGACGAGATTTCGTTTGTCGTCGTGCAATTGGCGGAAGGGCTTGCGGCGCTCGCCAATGGCAATGTTGCTCACCGCCTCACGGTACCCTTTGTCGAGCGGCTGGATGGGCTACGGGTGAATTTCAACGAATCCCTTTCCAAGCTCCAGGCGGCCTTGAAGACGGTGGGTGCCAATGCCCAGGCGATCAATGCCGGGGCGGCGGAAATTCGCGCCTCGGCGGACGATCTGGCCAAGCGGACCGAGCAGCAGGCGGCCTCGGTGGAAGAGACCGCAGCCGCCCTTGAACAGGTTACGCGCACGGTGAAAGACAGCGCACGGCGCGCCGAAGATGTCGGCCAGCTGGTGGCCACCACCCGCACCGGCGCTGAACGCTCCGGCCAGGTGGTGAGAAACGCCGTGGCTGCCATGACCGAGATCGAGAAATCCTCCGGCGAAATCGGCAATATCATCGGTGTCATCGAGGATATTGCCTTCCAGACCAATCTTCTGGCGCTCAATGCCGGCGTGGAAGCGGCCCGTGCTGGCGAGGCAGGCAAGGGATTTGCCGTGGTAGCACAGGAAGTGCGGGCCTTGGCCGAGCGCTCTGCCAAGGCCGCCAAGGAAATCAAGGTTTTGATTAGCGCATCCTCCGCCCAGGTTGGGGCTGGCGTGTCGCTGGTCGGAGAGACCGGTCGCGAACTGGAGCAGATCGTCACCGCCGTCCAGCACATCAGCGAAAATGTCGCGGCCATCGTCACCGCCTCGCGGGAGCAATCGACGGGTCTCTCGGAGATCAACGTGGCTGTCACCGACATGGACAAGGGCACACAGCAAAACGCCGCCATGGTGGAAGAACAGACCGCAGCCAGCCATACGCTCGCCACGGAGGCCGATGCACTGATGGATCTGTTGCGCCAGTTCAAGCTGGAGGATGGCCCGGGGGTGGCCCAATATACCGCCTCGGCGGGTCCGGCTCATCCTGTCTCCAGCGCTGCATCGCAGCGTCCGGTTTCCTCTCCGGCTCGCTCGCTTGTTTCCAAGCTCGGCAAGGCCTTTGGGGGCGGCACAGCGGCAGCCGCCGTCAAACAGGAATGGTCGGAATTCTAG
- a CDS encoding class I SAM-dependent RNA methyltransferase: MSTETLTINSLGAQGDGIANGAEGPVYVPFSLPGERVAVARVKDQGTIMSIASASPERIEPVCRHFGPDGAGGTCGGCSLQHMEKSAYNEFKRSTLIAALKSKGIETEVNPLVEAFPGERRRLVFTARKREKGLLIGFNQAASRHIVELEECPVTSAGILARLDDLRAIGAAIATGSDHFRMTVTETTTGLDVSLDGVRGGLPDRERRAITEVVLKMRGVARVSVNGEIVIEPHKPMLDFGGALVAMPPGTFTQATRQAEEAMTALVLDHVGKAKRVADLFCGIGTFTLRLARQAQVLAVESDEKAVKALDLAARNTKGLKPIKAEKRDLFRRPLMVSELKGLDAVVFDPPRAGAEEQCAELARSQVKTIVAVSCNALTLARDLSILMAGGYRITAVTPIDQFLWSPHVEVVVALTKG; this comes from the coding sequence ATGAGCACCGAGACATTGACGATCAACAGCCTCGGCGCCCAGGGCGATGGCATTGCCAATGGCGCGGAAGGCCCGGTTTATGTGCCGTTTTCCCTGCCCGGCGAGCGGGTGGCGGTCGCCCGCGTCAAGGACCAGGGCACGATCATGTCGATTGCCTCGGCCTCGCCGGAGCGGATCGAACCGGTCTGTCGGCATTTCGGCCCTGACGGGGCCGGCGGCACCTGCGGTGGCTGTTCGCTCCAGCATATGGAAAAATCCGCCTATAATGAATTCAAGCGCTCGACGCTGATCGCGGCGCTGAAATCCAAGGGCATCGAGACCGAAGTAAACCCTTTGGTCGAGGCCTTTCCCGGCGAACGGCGGCGGCTAGTGTTCACGGCCCGCAAGCGCGAAAAGGGCCTGTTGATCGGCTTCAACCAAGCCGCATCCCGCCATATTGTCGAGCTGGAGGAATGTCCCGTCACATCCGCGGGCATTCTCGCCCGGCTGGATGACCTGCGCGCCATTGGAGCGGCGATTGCCACCGGATCGGATCATTTCCGCATGACGGTGACGGAAACCACCACCGGACTGGACGTCTCGCTTGACGGTGTGCGGGGTGGCCTGCCGGACCGTGAGCGTCGGGCGATCACCGAAGTGGTGTTGAAGATGCGCGGCGTGGCCCGCGTTTCCGTCAATGGCGAAATCGTCATTGAGCCGCATAAACCGATGCTGGATTTCGGCGGAGCGCTGGTCGCCATGCCGCCCGGCACCTTTACCCAGGCAACCCGCCAGGCCGAAGAGGCCATGACAGCCTTGGTCCTCGACCATGTCGGCAAGGCCAAGCGGGTAGCGGATCTGTTTTGCGGGATCGGCACGTTTACCCTGAGATTGGCCCGCCAGGCCCAGGTTCTCGCCGTCGAATCCGATGAAAAGGCGGTGAAGGCGCTGGATCTGGCGGCCCGCAACACCAAGGGCTTAAAGCCGATCAAGGCCGAAAAGCGCGACCTGTTCCGCCGTCCGCTGATGGTTTCGGAACTGAAGGGGCTGGACGCCGTGGTCTTCGATCCGCCACGGGCCGGAGCCGAGGAACAGTGCGCGGAACTCGCCCGCTCACAGGTGAAAACCATCGTTGCCGTCAGCTGCAATGCTTTGACGCTGGCACGCGACCTGTCGATCCTGATGGCCGGCGGCTACCGCATTACCGCCGTCACACCCATCGACCAATTCCTCTGGTCGCCGCATGTCGAGGTGGTGGTGGCGCTCACCAAGGGCTGA
- a CDS encoding methyl-accepting chemotaxis protein → MKILDNIRIVAKIGLTFAILLAVSLVVNAVSWRSLSNQEQSSGWTEHTYQVLQKMDAIVASMVNQETGIRAYLLSEADEKFLDPQKAGLKNYTDAYAAVRSLTSDNQVQQKRLADLDAMVQDWQTKVVAKELALAKDPATRDQGRQLEISGAGKTYMDGIRAKAKEIADEESALLSVRQKAADAAAYDARRNILLGSGTLVLLIGLSLLLLNKGMIAPLTRITASMRSLATGETAIDIPGIGRRDEVGHMADAVEVFRKNAIANRELEEQATVNRQQTAQTQAAHQQRAEQEAANLRFATQTLGEGLKRLAQGDVSFQLNDAFAAEYESLRQDFNASLEQLGTTLGSVLQTVEGMENGTREIADGTNDLSKRTEQQAAALEETAAALDQITVNVTNSSQRTEEARSVAITANQNAVRSSEVVNQAENAMKRIEESSQQISNIIGVIDEIAFQTNLLALNAGVEAARAGEAGKGFAVVAQEVRELAQRSAQAAKEIKGLIQNSSLEVDSGVKLVRETGVALKSIGDHVVQINQLMEAIATSAREQSTGLAEVNSAVNQMDQTTQQNAAMVEQSTAAAAALATEANRLKTLVSQFQLAGRRSSFAGHPAVASASQRPIASPARALASKIGKAFGGGASSAAVKQEWSEF, encoded by the coding sequence ATGAAAATTCTGGATAATATACGGATCGTAGCAAAAATTGGACTGACATTTGCAATCTTGCTTGCTGTTAGTCTTGTTGTGAATGCGGTCAGCTGGCGTTCGCTCTCCAATCAGGAGCAATCGTCTGGATGGACTGAGCACACTTATCAAGTGCTGCAAAAAATGGATGCCATTGTCGCGTCCATGGTCAATCAGGAAACCGGCATTCGCGCTTATCTTCTGTCGGAAGCTGATGAGAAATTTCTCGATCCGCAAAAGGCTGGCTTAAAGAATTATACTGATGCCTATGCAGCTGTTCGCAGCCTGACATCTGACAATCAGGTCCAGCAGAAGCGTCTCGCCGATCTCGATGCCATGGTTCAGGATTGGCAGACGAAAGTCGTTGCCAAGGAGCTTGCCCTGGCGAAAGACCCGGCGACCCGCGATCAGGGCCGCCAGTTGGAGATTTCCGGTGCGGGCAAGACCTATATGGATGGCATTCGCGCCAAGGCCAAGGAAATTGCCGATGAGGAAAGCGCGCTTCTCAGCGTGCGCCAGAAAGCTGCTGACGCCGCCGCCTATGATGCCCGCCGCAATATTCTGCTGGGCAGCGGTACGCTTGTCTTGCTGATCGGTTTGTCGCTTCTTCTCCTCAACAAGGGCATGATTGCGCCGCTGACCCGGATCACGGCGTCAATGCGCAGCCTTGCAACTGGTGAAACGGCAATCGACATCCCCGGCATTGGCCGCCGCGACGAAGTCGGTCATATGGCCGATGCGGTTGAAGTGTTCCGCAAGAACGCCATTGCCAATCGCGAGTTGGAAGAGCAGGCAACGGTCAACCGCCAGCAAACGGCACAGACCCAGGCTGCCCATCAACAGCGCGCTGAGCAGGAAGCGGCCAATCTGCGATTTGCAACGCAGACCCTTGGCGAGGGCTTGAAGCGCCTGGCGCAGGGCGACGTATCCTTCCAGCTCAACGATGCTTTCGCCGCTGAATATGAATCGCTGCGCCAGGATTTCAACGCCTCGCTGGAACAGCTTGGAACAACGCTCGGCTCCGTCCTCCAGACCGTCGAAGGCATGGAAAACGGCACCCGTGAAATTGCCGATGGCACGAATGATTTGTCCAAGCGGACCGAGCAGCAGGCAGCAGCCCTGGAAGAAACGGCGGCGGCGCTCGACCAGATCACCGTCAATGTGACCAATTCCTCGCAGCGCACGGAAGAAGCCCGCTCTGTGGCGATTACCGCTAACCAGAACGCCGTGCGGTCGTCGGAAGTCGTCAATCAGGCCGAAAACGCCATGAAGCGGATCGAGGAAAGCTCGCAGCAGATTTCCAACATCATCGGCGTGATCGATGAAATCGCCTTCCAGACCAATCTTCTGGCACTGAATGCCGGTGTCGAAGCAGCGCGCGCCGGTGAAGCCGGTAAGGGCTTTGCGGTTGTCGCCCAGGAAGTGCGTGAACTGGCGCAACGGTCTGCCCAGGCTGCCAAGGAAATCAAGGGTCTGATCCAGAACTCCTCTTTGGAAGTCGATAGCGGCGTCAAGCTGGTGCGGGAAACCGGTGTTGCCCTGAAGTCGATCGGCGATCACGTGGTCCAGATCAACCAGTTGATGGAGGCAATCGCCACATCGGCACGGGAACAGTCCACCGGTCTTGCCGAAGTCAATTCGGCGGTCAACCAGATGGACCAGACGACGCAGCAGAATGCCGCCATGGTCGAGCAATCGACCGCCGCTGCTGCAGCTCTTGCCACCGAAGCCAACCGTCTGAAGACGCTTGTCAGCCAGTTCCAGCTTGCGGGCCGGAGGTCATCATTTGCCGGACATCCGGCAGTTGCCAGCGCATCGCAGCGTCCAATTGCCTCACCCGCCCGTGCGCTGGCCTCCAAGATCGGCAAGGCCTTCGGCGGAGGGGCATCGTCTGCCGCCGTCAAACAGGAATGGTCGGAATTCTGA
- a CDS encoding methyl-accepting chemotaxis protein, with the protein MARNLNLMSKILITACAAVVLVLCGFSFYIDNLQRSTIGKTVADEINSSGLQASESIANWLNARVMLTEFAGQAAGKIGTPEGILTEFDNPVLLREFMSTYVGHQADGKFTSVPFQPLPEGYDPRIRPWYQGAVKANKVVLTEPYTDASTGQLILSAAVPVKREGQLYGVAASDFSLKTLVGLIKAVDIGGKGSAFLVNGNGTILVHPDQALVTKTLSDVFPAETPKIGGGLVESQFAGKPVLVNFLPIKGLPVDGWYLALVVDEAKAYAAIGEFRLAAVIATVIGVIAMIGILALVLSTLVVRPVVQMTTAMSKLAGGDVSAAIPDVQRGDEIGQMGAAVAVFRDNAIERVRLEREADSTRTMSEQERREREAAKAREAEQVSFAVHALADGLGRLADGDLAHSIETPFAGDLERLRFDFNAALAKLHDAMAAVGQNARQIDGGAMEIRASADNLARRTEQQAASVEQTAAALEEVTTTVRDSAHRAEEVGQIVTRARSGAEKSGKIVQNAVNAMEAIETSANQISNIIGVIDEIAFQTNLLALNAGVEAARAGEAGKGFAVVAQEVRELAQRSATAAKEIKQLIQVSGEQVANGVSLVSQTGEALDGIINEVQEINKHINAIVVASREQSQGLQEINAAVNVMDQGTQQNAAMVEEQTAASHGLAQEAAALTELLAQFRLAREPANLTQRRAA; encoded by the coding sequence ATGGCTAGAAATTTGAATCTGATGTCCAAGATTCTGATCACCGCATGTGCGGCTGTTGTCTTGGTGCTGTGTGGATTTTCGTTCTATATTGATAATCTTCAGCGCTCGACCATTGGTAAGACTGTGGCGGACGAAATCAATTCTTCCGGCCTGCAAGCCTCTGAAAGCATTGCCAATTGGCTGAACGCCCGCGTGATGCTGACGGAATTCGCAGGCCAGGCTGCCGGCAAGATCGGCACGCCAGAGGGAATTTTGACCGAGTTTGACAATCCGGTGCTGCTGCGCGAATTCATGTCCACCTATGTCGGCCATCAAGCGGATGGAAAGTTTACCTCGGTTCCGTTCCAGCCTCTGCCGGAAGGCTATGATCCCCGCATTCGTCCCTGGTATCAAGGCGCGGTCAAGGCCAATAAGGTCGTGCTGACAGAGCCATATACCGACGCATCAACAGGGCAGTTGATCCTAAGTGCGGCGGTGCCGGTGAAAAGAGAGGGCCAATTGTATGGCGTCGCTGCCAGCGATTTCTCCTTGAAAACACTGGTGGGCCTGATCAAGGCGGTTGATATTGGCGGCAAGGGTTCGGCTTTTCTGGTCAACGGCAATGGCACGATTCTGGTTCATCCGGATCAGGCGCTGGTCACAAAGACGCTTTCGGATGTCTTTCCGGCTGAAACACCGAAAATCGGTGGTGGCTTGGTGGAAAGCCAGTTCGCCGGCAAGCCGGTGCTGGTCAACTTCTTGCCGATCAAGGGCCTGCCGGTCGATGGCTGGTATCTGGCACTGGTGGTGGATGAGGCAAAGGCCTATGCCGCAATAGGCGAGTTCCGTCTTGCTGCCGTGATTGCCACGGTGATTGGCGTGATCGCCATGATCGGTATTCTCGCTCTGGTGCTCTCGACCCTGGTGGTACGTCCTGTGGTGCAGATGACCACGGCGATGAGCAAGCTGGCCGGTGGTGATGTGTCCGCCGCCATTCCCGACGTGCAGCGCGGCGATGAGATCGGCCAGATGGGTGCGGCGGTCGCTGTATTCCGTGATAACGCTATCGAGCGGGTTCGTCTGGAACGCGAGGCTGACTCGACCCGCACGATGAGTGAACAGGAACGCCGCGAGCGAGAAGCCGCAAAAGCACGTGAAGCAGAACAGGTGTCCTTTGCGGTACATGCGCTGGCTGATGGACTTGGCAGGCTTGCCGATGGTGATCTGGCCCATAGTATCGAGACCCCTTTTGCCGGTGATCTTGAGCGGCTGCGCTTCGACTTCAATGCGGCGCTGGCCAAACTACACGACGCCATGGCCGCCGTTGGCCAAAACGCCAGACAGATTGATGGCGGAGCCATGGAAATCCGCGCCTCGGCTGATAATCTTGCACGCCGTACAGAACAGCAGGCCGCCTCGGTTGAGCAGACCGCAGCGGCGCTGGAAGAGGTGACAACGACCGTCAGAGATAGTGCTCATCGCGCCGAAGAGGTTGGCCAGATCGTGACCCGCGCCCGCAGCGGGGCGGAAAAATCCGGCAAGATTGTTCAGAATGCTGTTAATGCCATGGAAGCCATCGAGACATCCGCCAACCAGATTTCCAACATTATCGGGGTGATTGACGAAATCGCCTTCCAGACCAATCTCCTGGCCTTGAACGCTGGCGTGGAAGCAGCCCGTGCTGGTGAGGCTGGCAAGGGATTTGCCGTTGTCGCCCAGGAAGTGCGCGAACTGGCCCAACGTTCGGCAACGGCCGCCAAGGAAATCAAGCAATTGATCCAGGTCTCGGGAGAGCAGGTGGCAAATGGCGTATCGCTGGTAAGCCAGACCGGTGAGGCACTGGACGGCATTATCAATGAGGTTCAGGAAATCAACAAGCATATCAATGCTATTGTTGTCGCCTCCCGTGAACAGTCACAGGGATTGCAGGAAATCAACGCCGCTGTGAATGTGATGGACCAGGGCACGCAACAAAATGCCGCCATGGTCGAAGAGCAAACAGCGGCAAGCCATGGACTGGCGCAGGAAGCGGCTGCTCTGACCGAATTGCTGGCGCAATTCAGACTGGCCCGGGAGCCTGCAAACCTTACACAACGGCGCGCCGCCTGA